GGTGATGGTGTCCAACTCAAGGCCGCTTGGCGGCACGAGCTTGTTCTCCATGCCGTGCGAGGTGCCCAGCCACGACACCGTCCAGCCGCGGCGCTGCATCTCGCGCGCCACCGCCAGCCCCGGCATGATGTGCCCGCCGGTGCCGGCGGCCATGACCACGAGGTGAGCCATCAGGCGTGGCCTCCTTGGCGGGCACCGTTCGCGCTGAGCTCGTTGAGGCGCAGCTCCGCGCCTCCGTTCGCGCTGAGCTTGTCGAAGCGCGGGCCCACACCTCCGTTCGCGCTGAGCTTGTCGAAGCGCGGGCCCACACCTCCGTTCGCGCTGAGCCTGTCGAAGCGCAGGCCCACACCTCCGTTCGCGCTGAGCTTGTCGAAGCGCGGGCCCACACCTCCGTTCGAGCTGAGCTTGTCGAAGCGCAGGCCCACACCTCCGTTCGCGCTGAGCTTGTCGAAGCGCGGGCCCACACCTCCGTTCGCGCTGAGCTTGTCGAAGCGCCGTGTGCGCACCGTGGGCTTCGACAAGCTCAGCCCGAACGGAGAAGCAGGCTTCGACAAGCTCAGCCCGAACGGGGTAGTCAAGGCCGGCTTCGACAAGCTCAGCCCGAACGGAGAAGCAGGCTTGGACAAGCTCAGCCCGAACGGGGTCGTCAAGGCAGGCTTGGACAAGCTCAGCCCGAACGGAGGGGTGTGCAGGCGCAGCGGCGCGATCCACCGGCCACTCATGCGCGGCCTCCGCGCATGAGGGCCCGATTCTCGATGTCCACCCGCAGCACCATCGCCAGCGCCACCGCGTTCATGAGGATCGCGCTGCCGCCGTAGCTCATCAGCGGCAGCGTCAGGCCCTTGGTGGGCAGCACGCCGAGGTTCACGCCCATGTTGATGAAGGCCTGGAAGCCGATCCAGATGCCGATGCCCTGACACAGGAGCCCGGCGAACACGCGGTCCAGCGCGATGGCCTGGCGGCCGATGCCGACGATGCGCCGCGTGAGCCAGAAGAACGCGCCGATGACCACGGCCACGCCGACGAAGCCCAGCTCCTCGCCGATGACGGCGAGCAGGAAGTCGGTGTGCGCCTCGGGCAGGTAATGCAGCTTCTCGACGCTGGCGCCCAGGCCCTGGCCGAAGATCTCGCCCCGGCCCAGGGCGATGAGCGAGTGCGTGAGCTGGTAACCCTTGCCCTGTGCGTACTTCGGGTTCCAGGGGTCCAGGTAGGCCAGGATGCGCTCGCGCCGCAGGTCGTCGAAGGCCAGGAACAGGCCCAGCACGATCAGCATCACCAGCGCAATGAGGAAGAACATGCGCGCGTTCACCCCGCCCAGGAACAGGATGCCCATCGCGATGGTGGCGATGACGATGAAGGCGCCCATGTCGGGTTGGCGCAGCAGCAGCGCGCCCACGAAGGCCACCGCCACCGCCATGGGGGTGACGGCGCGCCAGAAGTTCTCGCGCACGTCCATCCGCCGCACCATGTAGCTGGCGGCATACAGCGCGATCGCCAGCTTGGCCAGTTCGCTGGGCTGGAAGTTCATGAAGCCCAGCGGGATCCAGCGCCGCGCGTTGTTCACCACCTTGCCGATGAAGGGCAGCAGCACCGCCACCAGAAGCACCAACGCGACGAGGAACACCCACGACGCGTTCTTCTCCCAGAACGACATCGGCAGCTGCACCGTCAGCAGCGCGGCCACAAACGCCACGCCGATGGCGATGAGGTGCTTCTGCAGGAAAAAGCCCTGCGTGATGCCCGCAAAGCGCGGGTTGTCGGCCAACGCGATGCTGGCCGAATACACCATCACCAGGCCGAAGGCGACGAGCGCAGCCACCACCGTGACGAGTTGGGTGTCGAAGGCGCTCAGGCGCACGGCGCGTGTGCCGGCCACGTCGACCTGCGCGCGCACCGGCAGCGGGCCGGCCGTGCCCGCGCCGCCGCGGGCAAGAAGCCGCAGCCGCAGCTGCGTCCACAACTGCGACATCCGGCCCTGCAGCGTGGCAGCGGCACTCATGCGATGGCCCCGCGCTCAGCCGCCAGCGCCTGCACCGCGGCGCCGAAGACCTCGGCGCGGTGGGCGTAGTTGCGGAACATGTCCAGGCTGGCGCAGGCCGGGCTCAGCAGCACGGCGTCGCCCGGCTGCGCCTGCGCAAAGCACCAGGGCACCGCCTGCTCCAGCGAGCCGAAGCGCTGCAGGGGCAGGCCGCTGGCCTGGCCGTGGATCACGGCCTCGATGGCCGCCGCGTCGCGGCCGATGGTGGCCACGGCGCGCGCGTGGCGCTGCAGCGGGCCGGCCAAAGGTGCGAAGTCCTGGCCCTTGCCGTCGCCGCCGAGGATGACGACCAGGCGCGCCGGCGCGAGGTCGGCGCCCAGGCCTTGGAGCGCGGCCACGGTGGCGCCGACGTTGGTGCCCTTGCTGTCGTCGTAGGCGTCGGCCTCGCCCCCGTCCACCGGCACCCGCGCCACGAACTGCACCCGGTGCGGCTCGCCCGCGTACTCGCGCAGCCCATGCAACATGGGCGCCAGCGGGCAGCCGATGGCGGTGGCCAGCGCCAGCGCCGCCAGCGCGTTGGCGGCATTGTGGCGGCCGCGCACGCGCAGCGCGTCGGCCGGCATCAGGCGCTGCAGGTGGATCTCGGGCTCCTCGCCCTTCTTGAGCTTCACGCCCTCTTCCTGCGGCAGCGCGCGCACCAGCCAGGCCATGCCGTTTTCGACGATGAGGCCGAAGTCGCCCGGCGCACGCGGGGCATCGAGGCCGAAGCGCACCGCCGCTCGCTCGGGCGTCTTGGGCTTGCCCTTCTGCGGGCCCTTCTCGTGCAGCTCCGGGCGTGGCAGCAGGGCCTCAACGGCCGTGTCGTCGCGGTTGATCACGCAAGTGGCCCGCGTGCCGAAGATGCGCGCCTTCGCTCCGGCGTAGGCGGCCATCGTGCCGTGCCAGTCGAGGTGGTCCTGCGTGAGGTTGAGGATGACGGCCGCATCGGGCTCGAAGCCCCACGCAGCCCGTGACACGCCGCTGCCACCGCCCTCCAACTGGAAGCTGGAGAGCTCGAGCACCCAGACCTCGGGCAGCGGGGTCTCGGGGTCGGCCTCGTGCGCCTGCAGCCGCTCGGCGAGCGTGTCCATCAGCGCCGGGCCGATGTTGCCGGCCATGGCCACGGCCTTGCCGGCGCGCGCCACCAGCAGCGCCGTCATGGCGGTGGTGGTGGTCTTGCCGTTGGTGCCGGTGATGGCCAGCACGCGCGGCGCATAGCCGCGTGCGGCCTTCAGGTCGGCCAGCGCGCGGGCGTAGAGGTCGAGCTCGCCCATCACCGCGATGCCGGTGGCGCGGGCCTCGGCCAGCAGCGGCGCGATGCGCTCGTCGGCCGGGGCCAGGCCCGGGCTCTTGAGCACCAGCTGGCAGCCCTCCAGCAATGTGGTGTCGAGCGCACCGTGGCGCAGTGCCACGCCGGGATGCTCGTGCGCCAGCGCCTCGGCACCCGGCGGGTGCTCGCGCGAGTCCCACACCGTCACGGCCGCGCCGTGCCGCGCGCACCAGCGCGCCATGGCCAGGCCGCTGGTGCCCAGGCCGAGCACCAGGACGGAGGTGTGGTTCAGCCAGTCCATCGTCATCAGCGGAGCTTCAGGCTGGCCAGCCCCACCAGGCACAGCAGCATCGTGATGATCCAGAAGCGCACCACCACCTGCGTCTCGGCCCAGCCCTTCTTCTCGAAGTGGTGGTGCAGCGGCGCCATCAGGAACACGCGCCGTCCGACGCCGTAGCGCCGCCTCGTGTACTTGAACCAGGCCACCTGGATCATCACGGAGAGGGCCTCCGCCACGAAGATGCCGCCCATGATGCCGAGCACGATCTCCTGGCGCGTGATGACGGCGATGGTGCCCAGGGCGCCGCCGAGCGCCAGCGCGCCGACATCGCCCATGAACACCTGCGCCGGGTTGGCGTTGAACCACAGGAAGGCCAGCCCCGCACCGGCCATCGCGGCGCAGAACACCAGCAGCTCGCCGGCGCCTGGGATGTGCGGGAACAGCAGGTAACGCGAGAAGTCCGCGCGGCCCACCACGTACGCGAACACCCCGAGAGCGCTGCCCACCAGCACCACCGGCATGATGGCCAGGCCGTCCAGCCCGTCGGTGAAGTTGACGGCGTTGCTGGCGCCGACGATGACGAACCAGCTCAGGGCAATGAAGCCGAACACGCCCAGCGGGTAGCTGATGCTCTTGAAGAAGGGCACCATCAGGTCGGCCCGCGGCGGCAGCTCGGTCGAGAAGCCGCTTCCCACCCAGCTCAGAAACAACTCCAGCACGCGCAGGTTGCTCGTCTCGGCCACGCTGAAGGCCAGGTACAGCGCGGCCACCAGGCCGATCAGGCTTTGCCAGAAGAACTTCTCGCGGCTGCGCATGCCCTCGGGATCTTTGTGCACGACCTTGCGGTAGTCGTCCACCCAGCCGATGGCGCCAAAACCGAAGGTGACCAGCATCACCACCCAGACGAAGCGGTTGCTCCAGTCGAACCACAGCAGCGTGCTCACGCCGATGCCGATGAGCACGAGCACGCCGCCCATCGTCGGCGTGCCGCGCTTGCCCAGGTGGGCCTGCACGCCGTACGCGCGGATGGGCTGGCCGATCTTCATCGCGGTGAGCTTGCGGATCACCCAGGGCCCGAAGGCCAGGCCGATGAGCAGCGCCGTCATCGCCGCCAGCACGGCGCGGAAGGTGAGGAACTGGAACACGCGCAGGAAGCCCAGATCCTCGGGGTACAGCGCCAGCAGCCATTGCGTCAGGCTCAAGAGCACGGCGCGTCTCCCCAGGCGGCGCGCAGGGCCTGCACCACCCGCTCCATCTTCATGAACCGCGAGCCCTTGACCAGCACCGAGCGCACGGGGGCTGCCGCGCCCTGACCGGGGCTGCCGTCCTGCAGGGCCGCCACCAGCTCGGCCGTACCCGCGAAGTGGCGGT
This portion of the Ideonella sp. WA131b genome encodes:
- the ftsW gene encoding putative lipid II flippase FtsW yields the protein MSAAATLQGRMSQLWTQLRLRLLARGGAGTAGPLPVRAQVDVAGTRAVRLSAFDTQLVTVVAALVAFGLVMVYSASIALADNPRFAGITQGFFLQKHLIAIGVAFVAALLTVQLPMSFWEKNASWVFLVALVLLVAVLLPFIGKVVNNARRWIPLGFMNFQPSELAKLAIALYAASYMVRRMDVRENFWRAVTPMAVAVAFVGALLLRQPDMGAFIVIATIAMGILFLGGVNARMFFLIALVMLIVLGLFLAFDDLRRERILAYLDPWNPKYAQGKGYQLTHSLIALGRGEIFGQGLGASVEKLHYLPEAHTDFLLAVIGEELGFVGVAVVIGAFFWLTRRIVGIGRQAIALDRVFAGLLCQGIGIWIGFQAFINMGVNLGVLPTKGLTLPLMSYGGSAILMNAVALAMVLRVDIENRALMRGGRA
- a CDS encoding UDP-N-acetylmuramoyl-L-alanine--D-glutamate ligase — encoded protein: MDWLNHTSVLVLGLGTSGLAMARWCARHGAAVTVWDSREHPPGAEALAHEHPGVALRHGALDTTLLEGCQLVLKSPGLAPADERIAPLLAEARATGIAVMGELDLYARALADLKAARGYAPRVLAITGTNGKTTTTAMTALLVARAGKAVAMAGNIGPALMDTLAERLQAHEADPETPLPEVWVLELSSFQLEGGGSGVSRAAWGFEPDAAVILNLTQDHLDWHGTMAAYAGAKARIFGTRATCVINRDDTAVEALLPRPELHEKGPQKGKPKTPERAAVRFGLDAPRAPGDFGLIVENGMAWLVRALPQEEGVKLKKGEEPEIHLQRLMPADALRVRGRHNAANALAALALATAIGCPLAPMLHGLREYAGEPHRVQFVARVPVDGGEADAYDDSKGTNVGATVAALQGLGADLAPARLVVILGGDGKGQDFAPLAGPLQRHARAVATIGRDAAAIEAVIHGQASGLPLQRFGSLEQAVPWCFAQAQPGDAVLLSPACASLDMFRNYAHRAEVFGAAVQALAAERGAIA
- the mraY gene encoding phospho-N-acetylmuramoyl-pentapeptide-transferase; translation: MLLSLTQWLLALYPEDLGFLRVFQFLTFRAVLAAMTALLIGLAFGPWVIRKLTAMKIGQPIRAYGVQAHLGKRGTPTMGGVLVLIGIGVSTLLWFDWSNRFVWVVMLVTFGFGAIGWVDDYRKVVHKDPEGMRSREKFFWQSLIGLVAALYLAFSVAETSNLRVLELFLSWVGSGFSTELPPRADLMVPFFKSISYPLGVFGFIALSWFVIVGASNAVNFTDGLDGLAIMPVVLVGSALGVFAYVVGRADFSRYLLFPHIPGAGELLVFCAAMAGAGLAFLWFNANPAQVFMGDVGALALGGALGTIAVITRQEIVLGIMGGIFVAEALSVMIQVAWFKYTRRRYGVGRRVFLMAPLHHHFEKKGWAETQVVVRFWIITMLLCLVGLASLKLR